Proteins encoded by one window of Candidatus Nitrosocosmicus arcticus:
- a CDS encoding cupin domain-containing protein yields MDGTKPQFSMPHGSRTVMDADNFPVLKGIGAVLLRLEKGAVREPHWHPNASELNYCISGKAKMTIYSNNARKDTIMINPGQLTFVPTGCWHDIENIGEAELKIVIVYDNERFEDLGISGSVGSLPVRILNSIFGIKSPGLFDQLGDISSQDVVFGNKAIDISKSNSNNEIEASNSHTMNLSGTTPQVQTPGGTAVLGSLPYFQYSKAYQYFS; encoded by the coding sequence TTGGATGGGACAAAACCTCAGTTCTCTATGCCACATGGTAGTAGGACGGTAATGGATGCAGATAACTTTCCAGTCTTAAAAGGGATTGGAGCAGTCTTGCTTCGCCTAGAAAAAGGGGCGGTTCGTGAACCCCACTGGCATCCTAATGCATCTGAGTTAAATTACTGTATTTCAGGAAAAGCTAAAATGACTATTTATAGTAATAATGCTCGTAAAGATACAATTATGATAAATCCTGGGCAACTGACTTTTGTGCCTACAGGATGCTGGCATGATATTGAAAATATTGGTGAAGCAGAGTTGAAAATAGTTATTGTTTATGATAACGAAAGGTTTGAAGATTTGGGGATTTCGGGGTCGGTTGGGTCTTTACCCGTACGGATCTTGAATAGTATCTTTGGAATAAAATCCCCTGGATTATTTGATCAACTAGGTGACATATCATCTCAGGATGTAGTATTTGGTAATAAAGCAATTGATATTTCTAAAAGTAATAGTAACAACGAGATCGAAGCCTCAAATTCACATACTATGAATCTTAGTGGTACCACTCCCCAGGTCCAAACTCCGGGCGGAACTGCTGTTTTGGGAAGTTTACCCTATTTCCAATACTCAAAGGCTTATCAGTATTTCTCCTGA
- a CDS encoding cupin domain-containing protein, with product MEPHTHPNAAELNYVIEGKVRFTVYSPNKDIETSEIGKGQVFFVPAGYFHYLENSDDVNSGTVASFFGNENPEFIGLVGGLSSYSDEVLGAVFNTDQKFFSNLPRLVKNVLIASGTD from the coding sequence GTGGAACCCCACACCCATCCCAATGCTGCAGAGTTGAACTATGTCATAGAAGGAAAAGTCCGATTTACCGTATATAGTCCTAACAAGGATATAGAGACATCCGAAATTGGCAAAGGTCAAGTCTTTTTTGTTCCTGCCGGATATTTTCATTATCTGGAGAATTCAGATGATGTAAATAGCGGTACTGTAGCTTCCTTTTTCGGTAATGAAAATCCAGAGTTTATAGGACTCGTTGGTGGCCTCAGCTCATATTCAGACGAGGTACTTGGAGCTGTATTTAATACAGACCAGAAATTCTTTAGTAATCTTCCACGTCTAGTGAAAAATGTGTTAATTGCTTCTGGTACCGATTAA